The genomic interval GTTAGAAAGGGCGGTTATCTTTACCCTTCGAACAAGCCGGGTCTTGGCATTGAGCTGGATGAGCTAAAGGCGCAGCTGCTAGTTGGGGACAACTGGAATCGCTCCGCATATCACAATCCTTATCATCTGGATCGAAAGGCTGACGGTACGCTTGTACGGCCATAATATAAAGTTGGAAATTGGAGGTGCTTCTTCTATGAAAACAATCGCAGTAACTGGCGGGAGCGGCAAGCTCGGGACACAGCTCATTGGGGCGCTTCAGCAGGATGGCTATCAGGTTGTTTCCTTGGACAACGAGCGGTCAAATCAGCTGCATTGCAAGCAAATTAAAGTAGATTTAAATGATTTTGGGCAGGTCGTTTCAGCGCTTCACGGTGCGGATGCCATCATACACTTGGCTGCTATTCCTGCACCGCTTGGCCACTCGTACCCGTATATTTTCGCGAACAATACGGTTGCAGCTTATCATATTATGGAAGCCGCCTCGATTCTTGGTATTCGGAAGGTTGTTATGGGCTCAAGCGAGTCCTCTTACGGCTTTGCATGGGCACCGACGCCATTTGCACCGGATTATTTGCCGCTGGACGAGGACCATCCGCAGCAGCCGCAAGAGTGCTACGGTTTATCGAAGGTAGTGAATGAAGTGACAGCTGCGATGTTCGATCGAAGGAATGGCATGCAGGTCATTTCACTCCGCTTCTCCATGATTACCAAACCTGAGGATTACAAGCACCTTGCGGTTGATAAGCCGGAGTCCTTTAAACATATTTTATGGAGCTATATTGATATACGAGATGCTGTCAGTGCATGTATCGCGTCGCTTCATGTGGAGGACCGCGGAGCGATTTGTCTCAATATTACGAGCAACGACACGCTCAGCGAATGGTCAACCGAGCGTTTGCTGCAGCAATTTTATCCGGGAGTCATCGATCTGCGCGCGCCTTTAACTGGGCGGACAGCTGTAGTCAGCAATCAAATGGCGAA from Paenibacillus sp. FSL K6-3182 carries:
- a CDS encoding NAD(P)-dependent oxidoreductase yields the protein MKTIAVTGGSGKLGTQLIGALQQDGYQVVSLDNERSNQLHCKQIKVDLNDFGQVVSALHGADAIIHLAAIPAPLGHSYPYIFANNTVAAYHIMEAASILGIRKVVMGSSESSYGFAWAPTPFAPDYLPLDEDHPQQPQECYGLSKVVNEVTAAMFDRRNGMQVISLRFSMITKPEDYKHLAVDKPESFKHILWSYIDIRDAVSACIASLHVEDRGAICLNITSNDTLSEWSTERLLQQFYPGVIDLRAPLTGRTAVVSNQMAKDTLDWSPKYSWADHR